A region of Catenibacterium mitsuokai DNA encodes the following proteins:
- a CDS encoding Fic family protein: protein MIKVTITNDILNSIIEIELNRYKMSLVELSQNVLNKLRKNSKKKSSYASNKIEGNPLSEKQVEEVIESGERKHYLKPEQEVRNYFLALNYLEEKLNNKEKLSKKLILDVQKLVEKGASKEKIGLRGPMPPGVLFAVYDSKTGNPDYIPPEYNDVPGLLDELIEYVNTTDDHPLIVAAVVHYQLVTIHPFEDGNGRTARLLSGYIMDLNGYGFNGISSLEEYFAYDVDEYYDSIQMGLPALYYSGRENPPHPEIWINYFLRMVKLYSRKVCDLQLSSEEEDIAGSLSFLKEREKELLVLLISTYRGEFTPIEVSKQLSVTNKTVINRLAGLVKNGFVIPILVNKRIRSYKLSEFAVNHEREIKEAVG from the coding sequence ATGATTAAAGTGACAATAACTAATGATATTTTAAACTCTATTATAGAAATAGAGCTGAACAGATATAAGATGTCGTTAGTGGAATTATCACAGAACGTTTTGAATAAACTTCGTAAAAATTCAAAGAAAAAAAGCTCTTATGCTTCAAACAAGATTGAAGGAAATCCTTTATCTGAAAAACAGGTGGAAGAAGTCATTGAAAGTGGTGAAAGAAAACATTATTTGAAGCCAGAACAGGAAGTAAGAAATTATTTTCTTGCATTGAATTATCTAGAAGAGAAGTTGAACAATAAAGAAAAGTTATCTAAAAAACTAATTTTAGATGTTCAGAAATTAGTTGAGAAAGGTGCTTCTAAAGAAAAAATAGGCCTTAGAGGACCTATGCCACCAGGAGTATTATTTGCAGTATATGATTCTAAGACAGGAAATCCGGATTATATTCCACCAGAATATAATGATGTTCCAGGATTACTGGATGAGTTGATAGAGTATGTTAATACTACTGATGATCATCCATTGATTGTTGCAGCAGTTGTACATTATCAATTGGTAACTATTCATCCATTTGAGGATGGTAATGGAAGAACCGCAAGATTATTATCTGGATATATTATGGATTTAAATGGATATGGTTTTAATGGAATTAGTTCACTAGAAGAGTATTTTGCATATGATGTAGATGAATATTATGACTCTATTCAAATGGGGTTACCTGCATTGTATTATTCTGGAAGAGAGAATCCGCCACATCCTGAAATATGGATTAATTACTTTCTGCGAATGGTAAAGTTGTATTCTAGAAAAGTGTGTGATCTACAATTATCTTCTGAAGAGGAAGATATTGCAGGAAGTTTATCTTTCTTAAAAGAGAGAGAAAAAGAATTATTAGTATTGTTGATTTCAACTTATCGAGGAGAGTTTACTCCAATAGAAGTGAGTAAACAATTATCAGTTACAAATAAGACAGTTATTAATAGATTGGCTGGTTTAGTGAAGAATGGATTTGTGATTCCAATATTAGTTAATAAGAGAATCCGTTCCTACAAACTAAGTGAATTTGCGGTAAATCATGAAAGGGAAATTAAGGAAGCAGTTGGGTAA
- a CDS encoding DUF6120 family protein, translating into MTYNKNVKKYIKQCKYLFASYGKSEKEYIRKLIDNIDDGSHDMTYDEIVERLGTPKEVIISYYEQEDMDRLIEKAKVRRLLKNFLSVALVVLLVFLCYKAYIYQKTFEEIRDSKGGYFEETIEVKEDYEIE; encoded by the coding sequence ATGACTTACAATAAAAACGTTAAAAAGTATATTAAACAATGTAAGTATCTATTTGCTTCTTATGGTAAATCTGAAAAAGAATATATAAGAAAACTCATAGATAATATTGATGATGGTTCTCATGATATGACATATGATGAAATCGTAGAAAGACTTGGTACACCCAAGGAAGTTATTATTAGTTACTATGAGCAAGAGGATATGGATCGTCTGATTGAAAAAGCGAAGGTAAGAAGATTATTAAAGAATTTCTTATCAGTTGCGCTTGTTGTATTATTAGTATTCTTATGCTATAAAGCATATATTTACCAAAAGACTTTTGAAGAAATAAGAGATTCAAAAGGTGGGTATTTTGAAGAAACAATAGAAGTCAAAGAAGATTATGAAATCGAATGA
- the nrdI gene encoding class Ib ribonucleoside-diphosphate reductase assembly flavoprotein NrdI: protein MKVVYASRTGNVETLIGKLGITDALHIEDGTEKVSEDYILFTYTDGFGDVPYEVSDFLENNPSIKGVIASGDTGYGEAYCLAGDKISEDYHVPCLYKVENDGTDDDVEAIKELL, encoded by the coding sequence ATGAAAGTAGTCTATGCATCAAGAACTGGAAATGTAGAAACATTAATTGGAAAACTAGGTATTACAGACGCATTACATATTGAAGATGGTACAGAAAAGGTTTCTGAAGACTATATCTTATTTACTTATACAGATGGCTTTGGAGATGTTCCTTATGAAGTATCAGACTTCTTAGAAAACAATCCATCTATTAAAGGTGTTATTGCATCTGGTGATACAGGATATGGTGAAGCATATTGTTTAGCTGGTGATAAAATCAGTGAAGATTATCATGTTCCATGTCTTTATAAAGTAGAAAATGATGGTACTGATGATGATGTAGAAGCCATCAAAGAGTTACTTTAA
- a CDS encoding 4Fe-4S binding protein, with product MNKYRIIFSPTGGTEKVSKSITKNWGYVEDIDLSVVDKNYQNISLIENDIAVIAMPTYAGLAPQVALDRLAKINAHNCKCVIVTVYGNRAYEDTLVQMEDYARMAGFDVIGAISAIAEHSIFHQFATGRPDENDCHQLKEFGDQILEKASNKINTKPNIPGHRPYKKAGGGTIPQANTLCTRCGLCVMKCPTGAISKDNPQVTDKNKCISCMRCVAVCLSQARSLDQEKMAVIETAITKACSIKKECELFI from the coding sequence ATGAATAAGTATAGAATTATATTCAGTCCAACAGGTGGAACTGAAAAGGTATCAAAATCAATCACAAAAAATTGGGGGTATGTCGAAGACATAGATCTTTCAGTTGTAGATAAGAATTATCAAAATATATCATTGATAGAAAATGATATTGCGGTGATTGCCATGCCAACTTACGCAGGACTAGCACCACAAGTCGCATTAGATAGACTTGCTAAAATCAATGCACATAACTGTAAATGTGTCATTGTTACGGTATATGGAAATAGAGCATACGAAGATACACTTGTTCAAATGGAAGATTATGCACGTATGGCTGGATTTGATGTCATTGGGGCTATATCAGCCATTGCTGAACATTCTATTTTCCATCAATTTGCGACAGGAAGACCGGATGAGAATGATTGTCATCAATTAAAAGAATTTGGTGATCAGATTCTAGAAAAAGCATCTAATAAGATTAATACTAAACCGAATATTCCAGGTCATAGACCTTATAAGAAAGCAGGTGGAGGAACGATTCCTCAAGCAAATACCTTATGTACAAGGTGTGGCTTATGTGTAATGAAATGTCCAACAGGTGCTATTAGTAAAGATAATCCGCAAGTGACAGACAAGAATAAATGTATCTCATGTATGCGTTGTGTGGCTGTTTGTCTTAGTCAGGCAAGAAGTCTAGATCAAGAGAAGATGGCAGTTATAGAAACAGCAATCACAAAGGCTTGTTCAATCAAAAAAGAGTGTGAATTATTTATATAA
- a CDS encoding PadR family transcriptional regulator: protein MPKKNNNFFKLEMLFLKILSIRDCYGYEITHSIKELTNGKIDIKEGSMYPVLYKFEDLGYISSEKKLVGKRMTRIYYHLEPSGKEYLESIYKEYKEMTSIIDTFMEEEHDLQ from the coding sequence ATGCCAAAAAAGAATAATAACTTTTTTAAACTAGAAATGTTATTTCTCAAGATTCTTTCAATAAGAGATTGTTATGGGTATGAGATCACTCATTCCATTAAAGAACTTACAAATGGTAAGATAGATATCAAAGAAGGAAGTATGTATCCTGTTCTTTATAAGTTTGAAGATCTAGGCTATATATCAAGTGAGAAAAAGCTTGTTGGAAAGAGAATGACAAGAATATATTATCATTTGGAGCCATCTGGAAAAGAGTACCTAGAGAGCATATACAAAGAATACAAAGAGATGACAAGCATTATTGATACATTTATGGAGGAAGAGCATGACTTACAATAA
- a CDS encoding DUF3793 family protein, producing the protein MTLGYHQFERLLLMHCTPTLIKRKLGSMFHLDNRYSDVHELVEYYDQILNLQGLRINLFYTHGRYTVYVYLPSSLNYLMTNKDIQSFLKQYDYPDHDILSHLEKRLEMSQYPHEIGLFLGYPLADVWGFIHHKKCQCCGYWKVYENKREKESLFEQFDCCKKEFILLYEQGYSLSQILNQADNQPFSFTLNEL; encoded by the coding sequence ATGACCTTAGGATATCATCAATTTGAACGTCTTCTTCTTATGCATTGCACACCTACCTTGATCAAGCGTAAGTTAGGTAGTATGTTTCATCTTGATAATAGATATTCAGATGTTCATGAACTTGTAGAATATTATGATCAGATTCTTAACCTTCAAGGATTACGAATAAATCTCTTTTATACTCATGGTCGTTATACAGTATATGTATATCTGCCTTCCTCACTCAATTACTTAATGACTAACAAAGACATTCAATCCTTTCTGAAACAATATGATTATCCTGATCATGATATTCTATCTCATCTAGAGAAACGTCTTGAGATGAGTCAATATCCACACGAAATAGGGTTATTTTTGGGTTATCCACTTGCTGATGTATGGGGGTTTATACATCATAAGAAGTGTCAATGTTGTGGCTATTGGAAGGTATATGAAAATAAACGTGAAAAAGAAAGTCTCTTTGAACAATTTGACTGTTGTAAAAAAGAATTCATACTCCTTTATGAGCAGGGCTATTCTTTGTCACAAATCCTTAATCAGGCTGATAATCAGCCTTTTTCTTTTACCTTAAATGAATTATAA
- a CDS encoding YggS family pyridoxal phosphate-dependent enzyme produces the protein MMRVNETETKRLLEAVKPAKLVAATKYIDEKEVEKLEECGVMIYGENKVQDFLKKYEDYHGKGVWHFIGTLQTNKVKYIIDKVQMIHSVANYRLIDEIEKQAAKHDLVMDILLQVNIAKEESKHGFNEEEMNEVMDYLKDKPHLNPRGLMMMAPNIEVEETRQYFKATKDLLTKLQESYPNYQLTELSMGMTHDFPIAVAEGSTMVRLGHALFDE, from the coding sequence ATGATGAGAGTAAATGAAACAGAAACCAAAAGATTATTAGAAGCTGTTAAACCAGCGAAGCTTGTTGCAGCAACTAAATATATTGATGAAAAAGAAGTAGAAAAGCTAGAAGAATGTGGTGTTATGATCTATGGTGAAAATAAAGTACAGGACTTCTTAAAGAAGTATGAAGACTACCATGGAAAAGGTGTATGGCATTTTATTGGTACATTACAGACGAATAAAGTAAAGTATATTATTGATAAAGTACAGATGATTCATTCTGTCGCAAACTATAGATTAATTGATGAAATAGAGAAACAGGCAGCTAAACATGATCTCGTTATGGATATCTTATTACAGGTTAATATTGCGAAAGAAGAATCTAAACATGGCTTTAATGAAGAAGAAATGAATGAAGTGATGGACTACTTAAAAGATAAACCTCATTTAAATCCTAGAGGATTAATGATGATGGCTCCTAACATTGAAGTGGAAGAAACAAGACAATACTTTAAAGCAACTAAAGATCTATTAACTAAACTACAGGAATCTTATCCTAACTATCAATTGACTGAACTATCAATGGGTATGACACATGACTTCCCTATTGCGGTTGCAGAAGGTAGTACAATGGTAAGACTCGGTCATGCATTATTTGATGAATAA
- a CDS encoding 2-hydroxyacyl-CoA dehydratase, with the protein MKYYLGIDVGSTTVKLYLTDENDKCLFSKYTRHFSDVRKTIYELLIEVKNQMGDIDLYPVMTGSGGLSLADKLGISFIQEVIACTKTVETYIPQTDVVIELGGEDAKITYFEGQLEQRMNGTCAGGTGAFIDQMATLLKTDAAGLNEYAKNYKTIYPIASRCGVFAKTDIQPLINEGVSKEDIAVSIFQAVVNQTISGLACGKPIRGNVAFLGGPLYFMDQLRERFIETLGLTEDEIIFPQNSQLFVAMGACLNAKEKVESPLNISKIIEDLEGLSDSPTELTNVLEPLFNDEAELKEFRERHFTHITKKRTLKKYKGKVFLGIDVGSTTSKIIMTDEQGAILYSFYSSNEGNPLQLIMSLMKEIYQMLPEGCYIAKAGVTGYGEALIKAALKVDIGEVETIAHYTAAKAYEPDVDFILDIGGQDMKAITIRDNVIQNISLNEACSAGCGSFLETFAKSLGYKIEEFAELALKSKHPIDLGSRCTVFMNSKVKQAQKEGASVEDISAGLSYSVIKNALYKVIKLRSKEDIGKHVVVQGGTFYNEAVLRAFEKETGIEVVRPDIAGLMGAYGMARIAIENDDNEPSTILSLEEIEALDYDTKIRNCGKCTNNCMLTITSFNDGREYISGNRCERGANLPMTSKKLPNLYDYKYGRIFGYKSLSKDDAKRGEVGIPRVLNMYENYPFWHTFFTQLGFRVVLSARSSKKIYEKGIESIPSENACYPAKISHGHIENLIERGIPFIFYPSVAYERKEYEDAGNNYNCPVVASYPEVIRNNVDSLEEHNVKYKNPFLSLNNPKTLFKVMKESLAEYDISDKEMHNAIDKAYQELARARKDIEVKGQEALEWMHKNHKKGIVLAGRPYHVDPEINHGIASLITSEGFCVLTEDSVCNLNKENLDLRVVDQWTYHSRLYRAAEFVTTQPDLELIQLTSFGCGLDAVTSDQVAELLQARGKIYTLIKIDEASNLGPIRIRIRSLKATVKKKDNTVHLENKYESEKVSFTQEMKDDRWTILCPQMSPIHFQFVETAMNSEGYNFVVLPSVDKEAVDQGLKYVNNDACYPSILVAGQMMNALNSGKYDPHKVALIISQTGGGCRATNYIAFIRKALKDAHMDYVPVISANLQGLESNPGFKITYKVAKKVIIGAMYGDLFMRVLYRVRPYEKVKGSANELYESWVEKCKENVENGSMKEFKKNVYQIVKEFDELPLLDIKKPRVGLVGEILVKFHPTANNEIVKTIEEEGAEAVMPDLIDFFQYCFYNTQYEHEHYDASWKSAKLCNVAIKLVDFLRKDMIKALEASNRFDAPHPIDQIAKKASEVVSIGNQTGEGWFLTGEMIELIDEGAPNIVCMQPFACLPNHVTGKGVIKALRRKYPQSNIVAIDYDPGASETNQLNRIKLMLSTAFKNMESSK; encoded by the coding sequence ATGAAATATTATTTAGGAATTGATGTAGGATCTACGACTGTAAAACTCTATTTGACAGATGAGAATGATAAATGCTTATTTTCTAAGTACACAAGACATTTCTCAGATGTTAGAAAAACAATCTATGAGTTATTAATTGAAGTAAAGAACCAGATGGGTGATATTGATTTATATCCTGTTATGACTGGTTCAGGAGGTTTATCTCTTGCAGATAAGCTTGGTATTTCTTTTATACAGGAAGTTATTGCGTGTACAAAGACAGTAGAAACATATATTCCACAAACTGATGTTGTTATAGAGCTTGGTGGAGAAGATGCCAAGATCACTTATTTTGAAGGACAGCTTGAACAGCGTATGAACGGTACTTGTGCAGGAGGTACTGGGGCATTTATTGACCAGATGGCTACTTTATTAAAGACTGATGCTGCTGGTTTAAATGAATATGCGAAAAACTATAAGACAATCTATCCTATCGCATCACGTTGTGGTGTCTTTGCGAAAACAGATATTCAGCCTTTAATTAATGAAGGTGTATCTAAAGAAGATATTGCGGTATCTATTTTCCAGGCAGTCGTCAATCAGACTATTTCTGGTCTTGCCTGTGGTAAGCCTATTAGAGGGAATGTTGCATTCTTAGGTGGTCCACTTTATTTCATGGATCAGTTAAGAGAACGTTTTATTGAAACATTAGGTTTAACTGAAGATGAAATCATCTTCCCACAGAACTCACAGCTATTTGTTGCTATGGGTGCATGTTTAAATGCGAAAGAAAAGGTAGAAAGCCCATTAAACATCTCTAAGATTATTGAAGACTTAGAAGGTCTTTCAGACTCCCCTACAGAACTTACAAATGTCTTAGAACCATTATTCAATGATGAAGCAGAATTAAAAGAATTCAGAGAAAGACACTTTACCCATATCACTAAGAAAAGAACACTTAAGAAATATAAAGGTAAAGTATTCTTAGGGATCGATGTTGGTTCTACAACATCTAAGATCATCATGACTGATGAACAGGGTGCTATTTTATATTCTTTCTATAGTTCTAATGAAGGAAATCCATTACAGTTGATCATGAGTCTGATGAAGGAAATTTATCAGATGCTTCCAGAAGGATGTTATATTGCGAAAGCCGGTGTTACTGGTTATGGTGAAGCCCTTATTAAAGCTGCTTTAAAGGTAGATATTGGTGAAGTAGAAACAATTGCCCATTATACTGCCGCAAAAGCCTATGAACCTGATGTAGACTTCATTCTTGATATTGGTGGTCAGGATATGAAGGCTATTACTATTAGAGATAATGTCATTCAGAATATTTCATTAAATGAAGCATGTTCTGCGGGATGTGGTTCATTCTTAGAGACATTCGCAAAATCATTAGGTTATAAGATTGAAGAATTCGCAGAACTTGCATTAAAGTCTAAACACCCTATTGATTTAGGTTCTAGATGTACAGTATTCATGAACTCAAAGGTAAAACAGGCACAAAAAGAAGGTGCTTCAGTAGAAGATATTAGTGCTGGTTTATCTTATTCAGTTATCAAGAATGCGTTATATAAAGTTATTAAATTAAGAAGTAAAGAAGATATTGGTAAGCATGTTGTTGTACAGGGAGGTACTTTCTATAACGAAGCTGTACTACGTGCATTTGAAAAAGAAACTGGTATTGAAGTAGTAAGACCTGATATCGCAGGATTAATGGGTGCTTATGGTATGGCCCGTATTGCGATTGAAAATGATGACAATGAACCTTCTACTATTCTTTCATTAGAAGAAATAGAAGCACTTGACTATGATACAAAGATTAGAAACTGTGGTAAGTGTACAAATAACTGTATGTTAACTATTACATCATTCAATGATGGTAGAGAATATATTTCAGGTAATAGATGTGAAAGAGGGGCTAACCTTCCAATGACATCTAAGAAGTTACCTAACCTCTATGATTATAAATATGGTCGTATCTTTGGGTATAAATCACTTTCTAAAGATGATGCAAAAAGAGGAGAAGTGGGTATTCCTAGAGTACTTAATATGTATGAGAACTATCCATTCTGGCATACATTCTTTACTCAGTTAGGCTTTAGAGTTGTCTTATCTGCAAGATCTTCTAAGAAAATCTATGAAAAGGGTATTGAATCTATTCCATCAGAAAATGCCTGCTATCCAGCAAAGATTTCTCATGGACATATTGAAAACCTGATTGAAAGAGGTATTCCTTTTATCTTCTATCCATCAGTAGCTTATGAAAGAAAAGAATATGAAGATGCAGGTAATAACTATAACTGTCCAGTTGTTGCTTCTTATCCAGAAGTTATTAGAAACAATGTAGACAGCTTAGAAGAACACAACGTGAAATATAAGAACCCATTCTTATCTTTAAATAACCCTAAAACATTATTTAAGGTAATGAAGGAATCTTTAGCTGAATATGATATTTCAGATAAGGAAATGCATAATGCGATTGATAAGGCTTATCAGGAATTAGCACGTGCAAGAAAAGATATTGAAGTTAAGGGTCAGGAAGCATTGGAATGGATGCATAAAAACCATAAGAAGGGTATTGTCCTTGCAGGACGTCCTTATCATGTAGATCCAGAAATCAACCATGGTATTGCAAGTTTAATTACAAGTGAAGGTTTCTGTGTATTAACAGAAGATTCTGTATGTAATTTAAATAAAGAAAACTTAGATTTACGTGTAGTAGACCAGTGGACATATCATTCTAGACTTTATCGTGCTGCTGAATTCGTAACAACTCAGCCAGATCTTGAACTCATTCAGTTAACATCATTTGGATGTGGATTAGATGCAGTTACAAGTGACCAGGTGGCTGAATTATTACAGGCAAGAGGTAAGATTTATACACTTATTAAGATTGATGAAGCTTCTAACTTAGGACCAATCAGAATCCGTATTAGATCACTAAAAGCAACAGTAAAGAAGAAAGACAATACTGTACACTTAGAAAATAAATATGAATCTGAAAAGGTATCATTCACACAAGAAATGAAGGATGATAGATGGACTATTCTATGTCCTCAGATGTCTCCTATTCATTTCCAGTTTGTAGAAACTGCAATGAATTCAGAAGGCTATAACTTTGTGGTATTACCTTCAGTAGATAAAGAAGCGGTAGACCAGGGATTAAAGTATGTCAATAATGATGCATGTTACCCAAGTATCTTAGTAGCAGGTCAGATGATGAATGCCTTGAATTCAGGTAAGTATGATCCTCATAAGGTGGCATTGATCATCTCACAGACAGGTGGAGGATGTCGTGCAACAAATTATATTGCGTTTATTAGAAAAGCATTAAAGGATGCACATATGGATTATGTACCTGTTATTTCAGCAAACTTACAGGGATTAGAATCTAACCCAGGCTTTAAGATCACTTATAAGGTGGCTAAGAAGGTTATTATTGGGGCTATGTATGGTGACTTATTCATGAGAGTTTTATATCGTGTAAGACCTTATGAAAAGGTGAAAGGTTCAGCAAATGAATTATATGAATCATGGGTAGAAAAATGTAAGGAAAACGTTGAAAATGGTTCTATGAAGGAATTCAAGAAGAACGTTTATCAGATTGTAAAGGAATTTGATGAATTACCACTTCTAGATATTAAGAAACCTAGAGTAGGTCTTGTAGGAGAAATCCTTGTAAAATTCCACCCTACTGCCAATAATGAGATTGTAAAGACTATTGAAGAAGAAGGCGCAGAAGCAGTTATGCCAGATCTCATTGACTTCTTCCAGTATTGTTTCTACAATACTCAGTATGAACATGAACATTATGATGCAAGCTGGAAATCAGCTAAGTTATGTAATGTAGCAATTAAACTCGTAGACTTCTTAAGAAAAGATATGATTAAGGCATTAGAAGCATCAAATCGTTTTGATGCACCACATCCTATTGATCAAATTGCGAAGAAAGCAAGTGAAGTTGTTTCTATTGGTAACCAGACAGGTGAAGGATGGTTCTTAACGGGTGAAATGATTGAACTCATTGATGAAGGTGCACCAAATATTGTATGTATGCAGCCATTTGCCTGCTTACCTAACCATGTAACAGGTAAGGGTGTCATTAAGGCATTAAGAAGAAAATATCCACAGTCTAACATCGTTGCGATTGATTACGATCCAGGGGCTAGTGAAACAAACCAGCTTAATCGTATTAAATTGATGTTATCAACAGCATTTAAGAACATGGAATCATCTAAATAG
- a CDS encoding ribonucleoside triphosphate reductase, whose product MYQVIKRDGKITEFDLKKITRAIEKAFISLKKEYHPSVIDMLALKVTSDFEKKIKDHKIAVEDIQDSVEDILSQAGYSDVAKSYILYRKQREKVRNMKSTILDYKDLVNSYVNATDWRVKENSTVTYSVGGLILSNSGAITANYWLSEIYDQEIADAHRDGDFHIHDLSMLTGYCAGWSLKQLIQEGLGGIPGKITSKPAKHLASLCNQMVNFLGIMQNEWAGAQAFSSFDTYLAPFVKVDNLPYDQVKKCIESFIYGVNTPSRWGTQAPFSNITLDWTVPNDLAELNAIVGGKEMDFRYKDCQKEMDMINKAFIEVMIEGDANGRGFQYPIPTYSITKDFDWSETENNKLLFEMTAKFGTPYFSNYINSDMEPSDVRSMCCRLRLDLRELRRKSGGFFGSGESTGSVGVVTINLPRIAYLSHNEQEFYERLDHLMDLAARSLKVKRDVISKLLEEGLYPYTKRYLGSFKNHFSTIGLVGMNEATLNANWLKEDLTHTDAQEFAKDVLNHMRERLVIYQEEYGDLYNLEATPAESTSYRLAKHDKKKYPDIITATKEGNTPYYTNSSHLPVGYTDDLFTALDIQDELQTLYTSGTVFHAFLGEKLPDWKGAATLVRKIAENYKLPYYTISPTYSICEDHGYLVGEQPICPVCGKPTEVWSRITGYYRPVKNWNEGKAQEFKERKTYDMGHSVLSGRHMKKIKEEQAQPVIQNEKLYLFTTKTCPNCRIIKKILEDEHVDYELIDAEEQVDLTKRFSVMQAPTLVVANDKSYAKYVNVSNIRKYIEERS is encoded by the coding sequence ATGTACCAGGTCATTAAAAGAGATGGTAAGATTACAGAGTTTGATTTAAAGAAGATAACCCGTGCGATTGAAAAAGCATTTATTTCATTAAAGAAAGAATATCATCCAAGTGTGATTGATATGCTTGCATTAAAGGTCACAAGTGATTTTGAAAAGAAGATTAAGGATCATAAGATTGCAGTAGAAGATATCCAGGATAGTGTAGAGGATATTTTATCACAGGCAGGTTATAGTGATGTGGCGAAGTCTTATATTCTTTATCGTAAACAGAGAGAGAAAGTAAGAAATATGAAGTCTACGATTCTTGATTATAAGGATCTAGTGAATAGTTATGTGAATGCGACTGACTGGAGAGTGAAAGAGAATTCTACTGTCACTTATTCTGTTGGTGGGTTGATTCTAAGTAACAGTGGTGCAATTACTGCAAATTATTGGTTATCTGAAATATATGATCAGGAGATTGCGGATGCACATAGAGATGGTGATTTCCATATTCATGATTTAAGTATGTTGACAGGGTATTGTGCAGGATGGTCTTTAAAACAATTGATTCAGGAAGGTTTAGGAGGCATTCCAGGTAAGATTACATCTAAACCAGCTAAACATCTTGCGTCATTATGTAACCAGATGGTGAACTTCTTAGGTATTATGCAGAATGAATGGGCAGGTGCTCAGGCTTTCTCTTCTTTTGATACTTATTTAGCACCATTTGTAAAGGTAGATAATCTTCCATATGATCAAGTTAAGAAATGTATTGAATCATTTATTTATGGTGTCAATACACCTTCACGCTGGGGAACACAGGCTCCTTTCTCTAATATTACTTTAGACTGGACAGTACCAAATGATTTAGCTGAATTGAATGCGATAGTTGGTGGAAAAGAAATGGACTTCCGTTATAAGGATTGTCAGAAAGAAATGGACATGATCAATAAAGCCTTTATTGAAGTGATGATTGAAGGTGATGCGAATGGTCGTGGATTCCAGTACCCTATTCCTACTTACTCTATCACAAAGGATTTTGATTGGTCTGAAACAGAAAATAATAAACTATTATTTGAAATGACTGCAAAGTTTGGTACACCCTATTTCTCTAATTATATTAATTCAGATATGGAACCAAGTGATGTCAGATCAATGTGTTGTCGATTAAGACTTGACTTAAGAGAGTTAAGAAGAAAGAGTGGAGGATTCTTTGGTTCAGGTGAATCAACAGGATCAGTGGGTGTCGTTACTATTAACCTTCCACGTATTGCTTATTTATCTCATAATGAACAGGAATTCTATGAAAGACTGGATCACTTAATGGATCTTGCTGCAAGATCATTAAAGGTAAAAAGAGATGTGATTAGTAAGTTATTAGAAGAAGGTCTCTATCCTTATACTAAACGTTATTTAGGATCATTTAAGAATCATTTCTCTACTATTGGCTTAGTAGGTATGAATGAAGCCACACTCAATGCGAACTGGCTTAAAGAAGACTTAACACATACAGATGCACAGGAATTTGCGAAGGATGTGTTAAACCATATGCGTGAAAGATTAGTGATCTATCAGGAAGAATATGGTGACTTATATAACCTAGAAGCAACACCTGCAGAATCTACATCTTATCGTCTTGCGAAACATGATAAGAAGAAATATCCAGATATCATTACTGCCACTAAAGAGGGTAATACACCTTACTATACAAACTCATCTCATTTACCAGTAGGTTATACAGATGACTTATTTACTGCTTTAGATATTCAGGATGAATTACAGACTCTTTACACATCAGGTACTGTATTCCATGCCTTCTTAGGTGAAAAGCTACCAGACTGGAAAGGTGCTGCAACACTTGTAAGAAAGATTGCAGAAAACTATAAACTTCCTTATTATACAATTTCACCTACTTACTCTATTTGTGAAGATCATGGTTATCTTGTAGGTGAACAGCCTATATGTCCTGTATGTGGTAAACCAACAGAAGTATGGAGCCGTATTACAGGTTACTATAGACCAGTTAAGAACTGGAATGAAGGTAAAGCACAGGAATTCAAGGAACGTAAAACATATGATATGGGTCACTCAGTACTAAGTGGCAGACATATGAAGAAGATCAAAGAAGAACAGGCACAACCTGTTATACAGAATGAAAAGCTTTATTTATTCACAACAAAAACATGTCCTAACTGTCGTATTATTAAGAAGATATTAGAAGATGAACATGTAGACTATGAATTAATAGATGCAGAAGAACAAGTAGACCTCACAAAGAGATTTTCTGTCATGCAGGCCCCTACTCTTGTCGTTGCGAATGATAAGAGCTATGCGAAATATGTGAATGTGTCTAATATTAGAAAATATATAGAAGAAAGATCATAA